In Calliopsis andreniformis isolate RMS-2024a chromosome 6, iyCalAndr_principal, whole genome shotgun sequence, a single genomic region encodes these proteins:
- the Scox gene encoding synthesis of cytochrome c oxidase — MSNLINHSVLSLNRCCNQTFRNAFLPNVQNSKHYYLQIQYLSTCKILHQKEHRNTLPKKNDDIFKKAPITWKNLAITSVLGGTLLSYLYYLKRSKDTLLEKERRRELGKAAIGGKFELIDPEGKTVKSDDFLGKWLLIYFGFTHCPDVCPDELEKLTTVVNKLEQNHNLEAQPIFISVDPDRDTPEVVGKYIKEFSDKIIGLTGSKEQVGKVCKAYRVYYSNGPKDQDSDYIVDHTIIIYLVDPEGLFVDYYGLTHTAEQITQSIVINKLKYEKAKNESWVPSLPPLKNILSTV, encoded by the exons ATGTCAAATTTAATTAATCATTCAGTGCTTTCACTGAACAGATGTTGTAATCAAACATTTAGAAAT GCATTTTTACCCAATGTACAAAACAGCAAACATTATTATCTACAAATTCAGTACTTAAGCACTTGTAAGATACTGCATCaaaaggaacatagaaatacatTACCAAAGAAAAATGATGATATCTTTAAAAAAGCTCCAATTACATGGAAAAATTTGGCAATCACATCTGTATTAGGAGGAACTCTTTTGTCGTACTTGTATTATTTAAAAAGatcaaaagatacattattagaaaaagaaagaagacgTGAATTAGGAAAAGCTGCAATAGGAGGAAAATTTGAATTAATTGATCCTGAAGGGAAGACAGTGAAATCTGATGATTTTTTGGGAAAGTGGCTGTTGATCTATTTTGGATTCACCCACTGTCCTGATGTATGCCCAGATGAACTTGAGAAACTAACAACAGTCGTTAATAAGCttg AACAAAATCATAATTTGGAAGCTCAACCTATATTCATTTCTGTGGATCCTGACAGAGATACCCCAGAGGTTGTAGGGAAATACATTAAAGAGTTTTCTGATAAAATTATTGGTCTTACTGGTTCAAAAGAACAAGTTGGTAAAGTCTGCAAAGCTTACAGAGTATATTATAGTAATGGACCTAAAGATCAGGATTCTGACTATATT GTTGATCACACAATAATTATATATTTGGTAGATCCCGAAGGCTTGTttgtagattattatggcctcaCACACACTGCTGAGCAGATTACTCAGAGTATTGTTATAAATAAGTTAAAATACGAAAAAGCCAAAAATGAATCATGGGTGCCATCGCTACcaccattaaaaaatatattatcaaCAGTATAA
- the LOC143181091 gene encoding pancreatic triacylglycerol lipase → MQHVSIKLFILHFFLFFGFWTTQAKRSGKLFIMRNRAVLRKMGVDREDLKPKICYDLVGCFADPPAHLTIKRPPEHPNVIQTRFLLYTRLNRDSPNNLQYGDNMGSIVKSKFDAGKPLKIIIHGYKGSGSDVGAILLMQALLDVEDVNVLMLDWTRGAATTYQTAVANTELVGRQLSLVLLDVINLGTQSKNIHIIGFSLGAHIAGCASEALKKKNFLLGRITGLDPASPFFRNHLFREKTRKLDATDAELVDVIHTDGSEDFADGFGLLKPLGHIDFFPNGGREQPGCTDIKNSVVVSHLKEEALTKEVACSHLRAWTLFLESVRMENQSCKFTAWPCPQGRTFYTNGMCFPSESTFWSQEMGYRANRGPLGVYYLPTRGAEPFCGQPLRASVTITEHTPRTTGTLFLRINQRNSMTTFKLQCVLSNRKENRIFYDIVAAEFQPLFTNQSMIKGHLWYQSLVNQADGNTVKNQSLDTLLIDRLAIEDRKGNRWEYCIPHTAVSSQDRMVILQREQCTSL, encoded by the exons ATGCAGCACGTTTCTATTAAACTTTTTATTCTCCATTTCTTTCTATTTTTCGGCTTTTGGACCACCCAAGCAAAACGTTCTG GGAAGCTATTTATAATGAGGAACAGAGCAGTGCTACGCAAAATGGGAGTTGATCGAGAGGACCTAAAACCGAAAATTTGCTACG ATCTCGTTGGCTGTTTCGCTGATCCTCCGGCTCACTTGACCATAAAACGCCCACCAGAACATCCTAACGTTATTCAgactagatttttattgtacacacGCTTGAATAGGGACTCTCCCAACAATCTTCAGTATGGAGATAACATGGGTTCCATTGTAAAATCCAAATTCGATGCAGGCAAGCCTTTGAAGATCATTATACACGGTTATAAGGGAAGCGGAAGCGACGTTGGAGCGATTCTTTTGATGCAAGCTCTCTTAGACGTG GAGGATGTAAACGTTTTGATGCTTGATTGGACAAGAGGAGCAGCAACCACTTACCAAACAGCAGTGGCGAATACAGAGCTGGTAGGTCGTCAATTGAGCCTAGTACTCCTGGATGTCATCAACTTGGGTACACAATCTAAAAACATTCACATAATCGGCTTCAGTCTTGGAGCTCACATAGCTGGTTGCGCCTCAGAAGCTCTCAAGAAGAAGAATTTCCTACTGGGTCGTATAACAGGTCTTGATCCTGCCTCTCCATTCTTTAGGAATCACTTGTTCAGAGAAAAGACCAGAAAATTGGATGCCACAGATGCTGAACTTGTAGATGTGATACACACAGATGGATCTGAAGACTTTGCTGATGGTTTTGGACTATTGAAACCCCTTGGCCATATTGATTTTTTTCCCAATGGTGGCAGAGAGCAACCTGGCTGTACTGATATAAAGAATTCTGTGGTTGTTAGCCATTTAAAGG AGGAAGCTTTAACTAAAGAAGTTGCTTGTAGTCATTTGAGAGCCTGGACACTCTTTTTAGAAAGTGTTCGAATGGAAAATCAATCCTGCAAGTTCACAGCCTGGCCCTGTCCGCAAGGAAGAACCTTCTATACTAATGGAATGTGCTTTCCTTCAGAGTCTACCTTTTGGTCCCAAGAAATGGGCTATAGAGCTAATCGTGGTCCTCTAGGAGTGTACTATTTGCCAACGCGAGGAGCGGAACCTTTTTGTG GTCAACCATTAAGGGCCTCTGTAACTATAACCGAGCATACACCAAGAACAACTGGAACACTCTTTCTGAGGATTAACCAACGTAATTCGATGACGACGTTCAAGCTTCAATGCGT ATTATCAAACCGAAAAGAGAATCGGATATTCTACGACATTGTGGCAGCAGAGTTTCAACCATTATTCACTAATCAATCAATGATAAAAGGACACCTGTGGTATCAATCCCTTGTTAATCAagctgatggaaacactgttaaaaATCAAAGTTTAGATACATTATTGATAGATAGGCTTGCTATTGAAGACAGAAAAGGCAACAG GTGGGAATACTGTATTCCACATACTGCTGTAAGTTCGCAAGATAGAATGGTGATATTGCAACGTGAACAATGCACTTCTCTGTGa
- the LOC143180974 gene encoding transcription initiation factor TFIID subunit 10 — protein MSEDFGRETPQVYSTNEETKTAGQPLSDFLLQLEDYTPTVPDAISEHYLHTAGFNTTDPRIVRLVSLAAQKFISEIANDALQHCKTRGANQNTKTKGKDRRYTLTMEDLTPAVAEYGIIVKKPHYFV, from the exons ATGTCAGAAGATTTTGGAAGAGAAACACCACAAGTGTATTCAACAAACGAAGAGACAAAGACTGCTGGTCAACCCCTTTCTGATTTTCTGTTACAACTGGAAGATTATACGCCTACG GTACCTGACGCAATTAGCGAACATTACTTACATactgcaggtttcaatacaacaGATCCAAGAAT agtACGTCTGGTCTCTCTAGCAGCACAGAAATTCATATCTGAAATAGCAAATGATGCTTTGCAACATTGTAAAACTCGTGGAGCTAATCAAAACACAAAAACAAAGGGAAAAGATCGACGTTATACATTAACAATGGAAGACCTTACACCAGCAGTTGCAGAATATGGGATCATTGTTAAAAAACCACATTATTTTGTttga